In Silene latifolia isolate original U9 population chromosome 3, ASM4854445v1, whole genome shotgun sequence, a single window of DNA contains:
- the LOC141647178 gene encoding homeobox-leucine zipper protein HDG11-like isoform X1, which translates to MKPNPELEKLLMIDIAASAMKELIELLTIDQPFWIKSPTEGQYVLDHDSYYKMVARSKGFRNPNPRIESSKDSAVVAMDARLLVDLYLDPVSLNYPFSLIVKLNFWLVGMCFNHFHILQDKWVDVFPTFFSKAETISVLKGGLLENRDDSLQLFHEQVHMLSPAMQQRDFYLLRYCRQIETGVWVIADVSYNYFRGASHVSQTFYWKHPSGCMIEEMPNGLSRVTCIERVEVVDDVPVHTMYDDLVNSTLAFGAKRWISTLQRTFERYAFLKEAGIFNDELGIGNESMIILASKLIKSYCSIFSLFGTSDLHQLSELTKNGVHVTSRKNTSPDLPVGIVIIAASSFWVPASPERVFSYLNDHLMRSQWDILCNGSRVCKISQTPTGQHSSNAISVLQPQNLREEFMIFQESVFEQTGSLIVYAPVEMTRMLELATGVDPARVPILASGFAITPDGPDGKDAPSTSTSKPLPAGSLITAAFQILACTALSVDDKDVSTYVFPFADALVNRVVRVIKNVFD; encoded by the exons ATGAAACCAAATCCAGAGTTGGAGAAGCTGTTAATGATTGATATTGCTGCCAGTGCCATGAAGGAGCTGATTGAGCTTTTGACAATTGATCAACCTTTTTGGATAAAATCTCCAACCGAAGGGCAATATGTCCTTGACCATGACTCCTATTACAAGATGGTCGCCAGATCAAAAGGATTTAGAAATCCAAATCCAAGGATTGAATCCTCAAAGGACTCTGCCGTAGTTGCCATGGATGCGAGATTGCTCGTGGATCTCTACCTAGATCCAGTTAGCCTGAATTATCCTTTTTCTTTGATAGTCAAATTAAATTTCTGGCTTGTTGGTATGTGTTTTAATCATTTTCATATTTTGCAGGACAAGTGGGTTGACGTTTTTCCTACCTTCTTCTCAAAAGCAGAAACTATTTCTGTGCTGAAAGGCGGATTGTTAGAAAACCGTGATGATTCGTTGCAGCTG TTCCATGAGCAGGTGCATATGCTGTCACCAGCAATGCAGCAACGGGATTTCTATTTGCTTCGTTATTGTCGGCAGATTGAGACTGGCGTATGGGTGATTGCAGACGTGTCCTATAATTATTTCAGAGGTGCTTCTCATGTTTCTCAGACCTTCTATTGGAAACACCCTTCTGGCTGTATGATCGAAGAGATGCCGAATGGACTCTCCAGG GTAACATGTATAGAACGTGTAGAAGTTGTTGACGACGTCCCTGTTCATACCATGTATGATGATCTTGTGAACAGCACACTGGCATTTGGTGCAAAAAGATGGATTTCAACTCTTCAGAGGACCTTCGAACGTTATGCTTTTTTGAAAGAGGCTGGCATTTTCAATGATGAGCTGGGTATAG GAAACGAAAGCATGATAATTCTTGCTAGCAAGTTGATCAAGAGTTACTGTTCTATCTTCAGCTTGTTTGGAACATCGGATTTACATCAGTTATCTGAGCTGACGAAAAATGGGGTACATGTTACTTCCCGTAAGAATACATCCCCTGACCTACCAGTCGGTATAGTTATCATCGCTGCTAGTTCATTCTGGGTTCCTGCATCACCTGAGAGAGTTTTTAGCTACTTGAATGATCACTTGATGCGGTCTCAG TGGGACATCTTGTGCAATGGTAGTCGAGTGTGCAAAATCTCGCAGACTCCAACGGGTCAGCATTCATCAAATGCTATCTCTGTCCTTCAG CCTCAGAACCTTCGTGAGGAATTCATGATCTTTCAAGAAAGCGTGTTCGAGCAGACGGGATCATTAATAGTTTATGCACCAGTTGAAATGACAAGGATGCTTGAACTAGCAACTGGAGTAGACCCTGCTCGTGTCCCTATTCTTGCATCTGGATTTGCTATCACGCCTGATGGTCCTGACGGGAAAGATGCACCTTCAACAAGCACCAGTAAACCTCTACCAGCTGGCTCCCTGATAACTGCAGCTTTTCAGATTTTGGCATGCACCGCTTTATCCGTAGATGATAAGGATGTGAGCACATATGTGTTTCCGTTTGCTGATGCTCTCGTTAACAGAGTTGTGCGTGTGATTAAAAACGTTTTTGACTGA
- the LOC141647178 gene encoding homeobox-leucine zipper protein HDG11-like isoform X2 — protein sequence MKPNPELEKLLMIDIAASAMKELIELLTIDQPFWIKSPTEGQYVLDHDSYYKMVARSKGFRNPNPRIESSKDSAVVAMDARLLVDLYLDPDKWVDVFPTFFSKAETISVLKGGLLENRDDSLQLFHEQVHMLSPAMQQRDFYLLRYCRQIETGVWVIADVSYNYFRGASHVSQTFYWKHPSGCMIEEMPNGLSRVTCIERVEVVDDVPVHTMYDDLVNSTLAFGAKRWISTLQRTFERYAFLKEAGIFNDELGIGNESMIILASKLIKSYCSIFSLFGTSDLHQLSELTKNGVHVTSRKNTSPDLPVGIVIIAASSFWVPASPERVFSYLNDHLMRSQWDILCNGSRVCKISQTPTGQHSSNAISVLQPQNLREEFMIFQESVFEQTGSLIVYAPVEMTRMLELATGVDPARVPILASGFAITPDGPDGKDAPSTSTSKPLPAGSLITAAFQILACTALSVDDKDVSTYVFPFADALVNRVVRVIKNVFD from the exons ATGAAACCAAATCCAGAGTTGGAGAAGCTGTTAATGATTGATATTGCTGCCAGTGCCATGAAGGAGCTGATTGAGCTTTTGACAATTGATCAACCTTTTTGGATAAAATCTCCAACCGAAGGGCAATATGTCCTTGACCATGACTCCTATTACAAGATGGTCGCCAGATCAAAAGGATTTAGAAATCCAAATCCAAGGATTGAATCCTCAAAGGACTCTGCCGTAGTTGCCATGGATGCGAGATTGCTCGTGGATCTCTACCTAGATCCA GACAAGTGGGTTGACGTTTTTCCTACCTTCTTCTCAAAAGCAGAAACTATTTCTGTGCTGAAAGGCGGATTGTTAGAAAACCGTGATGATTCGTTGCAGCTG TTCCATGAGCAGGTGCATATGCTGTCACCAGCAATGCAGCAACGGGATTTCTATTTGCTTCGTTATTGTCGGCAGATTGAGACTGGCGTATGGGTGATTGCAGACGTGTCCTATAATTATTTCAGAGGTGCTTCTCATGTTTCTCAGACCTTCTATTGGAAACACCCTTCTGGCTGTATGATCGAAGAGATGCCGAATGGACTCTCCAGG GTAACATGTATAGAACGTGTAGAAGTTGTTGACGACGTCCCTGTTCATACCATGTATGATGATCTTGTGAACAGCACACTGGCATTTGGTGCAAAAAGATGGATTTCAACTCTTCAGAGGACCTTCGAACGTTATGCTTTTTTGAAAGAGGCTGGCATTTTCAATGATGAGCTGGGTATAG GAAACGAAAGCATGATAATTCTTGCTAGCAAGTTGATCAAGAGTTACTGTTCTATCTTCAGCTTGTTTGGAACATCGGATTTACATCAGTTATCTGAGCTGACGAAAAATGGGGTACATGTTACTTCCCGTAAGAATACATCCCCTGACCTACCAGTCGGTATAGTTATCATCGCTGCTAGTTCATTCTGGGTTCCTGCATCACCTGAGAGAGTTTTTAGCTACTTGAATGATCACTTGATGCGGTCTCAG TGGGACATCTTGTGCAATGGTAGTCGAGTGTGCAAAATCTCGCAGACTCCAACGGGTCAGCATTCATCAAATGCTATCTCTGTCCTTCAG CCTCAGAACCTTCGTGAGGAATTCATGATCTTTCAAGAAAGCGTGTTCGAGCAGACGGGATCATTAATAGTTTATGCACCAGTTGAAATGACAAGGATGCTTGAACTAGCAACTGGAGTAGACCCTGCTCGTGTCCCTATTCTTGCATCTGGATTTGCTATCACGCCTGATGGTCCTGACGGGAAAGATGCACCTTCAACAAGCACCAGTAAACCTCTACCAGCTGGCTCCCTGATAACTGCAGCTTTTCAGATTTTGGCATGCACCGCTTTATCCGTAGATGATAAGGATGTGAGCACATATGTGTTTCCGTTTGCTGATGCTCTCGTTAACAGAGTTGTGCGTGTGATTAAAAACGTTTTTGACTGA